The sequence below is a genomic window from Zhongshania aliphaticivorans.
TTTCTGCGCCATTTTTTAACATCTTGCTGGGGTGGTGCCGAAGCAAAAACCCCAGGCTCGGTATTGCCCTTGGTGACAATGGTGCCGCCGTGGAAATGGGTGTTACTGGCAATTGTAATATGACCATTGATGGCCACGGCGCCCGCTACTGTACAGCCTTCGCCAAGGATCGCGCTACCGGCGATGCCGACACAGCCTGCTATGGCGGAGCCTTTACCGATTTTAACGTTGTGGGCGATGTGAACGAGGTTGTCGATGATGACGTTATCGCCAATGACGGTGTCGCCGAGTGCGCCACGGTCTATTGAGCAATTTGAGCCAATTTCGACATTGTCGCCGATGACAACGGCGCCGAGTTGGTGAATTTTTTGCCAGCCGCCGCGCATTGGTGCAAAGCCAAACCCATCTGAGCCGATAACGGTGCCACTGTGAATAATGCAATTTTTGCCTAGTGTGACGCCGTGGTAAACGACGGCGTTTGGATGAATCAACGTATTGTCACCAATGCTGGCGCGATCACCGACAACGACGCCGGGAT
It includes:
- the lpxD gene encoding UDP-3-O-(3-hydroxymyristoyl)glucosamine N-acyltransferase, which gives rise to MGNIKKSLADLAEYLDAELVGDANHIISGIADLQTANSAELSFINQESYAQHLAQCKSGAVILSSDFADKYSGNKLIVSNTYLAYAKVSALFESLSVLASGVHPTAVIAASAKIDASAMIGANCVIGENAIISAGAKLYPGVVVGDRASIGDNTLIHPNAVVYHGVTLGKNCIIHSGTVIGSDGFGFAPMRGGWQKIHQLGAVVIGDNVEIGSNCSIDRGALGDTVIGDNVIIDNLVHIAHNVKIGKGSAIAGCVGIAGSAILGEGCTVAGAVAINGHITIASNTHFHGGTIVTKGNTEPGVFASAPPQQDVKKWRRNSVRYTQLDDMSGRIRQLEKQLQALMAQNQTDEH